A single Nostoc sp. PCC 7107 DNA region contains:
- a CDS encoding glutathione S-transferase family protein: MLKLYGGAFSRAAIAKWYLEELQVPYEFVQLDMQAGAHRQPEYLQINPMGKVPAIVDGDFQLWESGAILLYLHEKYGKSPTSLEERAEIYQWVLFANSTLASGIFTESTREREVPLLLTPLNEIFQQQHFVLGDEFSVADVAVGSVLAYIPMMLKLDLSAYPAVLEYINRISERPAFKKGIGGKP, encoded by the coding sequence ATGCTAAAACTTTACGGCGGTGCTTTTAGCCGGGCGGCGATCGCCAAATGGTATCTAGAAGAATTACAAGTTCCCTATGAGTTTGTTCAACTAGATATGCAGGCTGGCGCACATCGTCAGCCAGAATATTTGCAGATTAACCCGATGGGTAAAGTCCCGGCAATAGTTGATGGTGATTTTCAGCTTTGGGAATCGGGAGCAATTTTGCTGTATTTACATGAAAAGTATGGCAAATCTCCAACTTCTCTAGAGGAACGTGCAGAAATATATCAATGGGTGTTGTTTGCTAACTCTACCCTCGCATCAGGCATTTTTACAGAATCTACCAGAGAGCGAGAAGTACCCCTATTGTTAACTCCGCTGAATGAGATTTTTCAACAACAACACTTCGTATTGGGCGATGAATTTAGTGTTGCGGATGTGGCTGTGGGATCAGTTCTTGCTTATATACCCATGATGCTAAAACTAGACCTCAGCGCCTACCCAGCAGTTCTAGAATATATCAACCGCATATCTGAACGCCCAGCGTTTAAAAAAGGAATTGGTGGAAAGCCTTAA
- a CDS encoding LptF/LptG family permease, which yields MDRYLLSELLPPFLFGVGAFSSIGVTIDAVFDLIRKIVESGLPVGIAIQVFLLKMPYFIVLAFPMSTLLATLMTYSRLSSESELIALRGCGVSVYRMVLPAVMLSLVVTGMTFVFNEQVTPTANYQANRILDSALKSDKPILKQQNIFYPEYRDFQEKDGTKSKILARLFYADQFDGKRMKGLTIIDRSTEGLNQVVVAESAQWNGSQSVWDFYNGTIYLVAPNGSYRNILRFEQQQLKLPRTPLSLVEKSRDYGEMNISESLEQLTVEKLGGDRQKIRKLQVRIQQKIALPFVCLVFGLVGAAMGTVPQRTGRGTSFGVCVIVIFTYYLMFFISGAIGQAGIISPFLGAWLPNFIFLVIGLFLLMRVARR from the coding sequence ATGGATCGTTATTTGCTCAGTGAATTGCTCCCACCATTTTTGTTTGGGGTTGGGGCATTTTCTTCAATTGGTGTGACAATTGATGCGGTATTTGATCTCATCAGAAAAATTGTTGAATCTGGTCTACCTGTAGGCATCGCTATTCAAGTTTTCTTGTTAAAGATGCCATATTTTATTGTGTTAGCTTTTCCCATGTCCACGCTGTTAGCCACTTTGATGACTTACAGCCGTCTTTCCAGCGAGAGTGAACTAATTGCCCTCCGTGGTTGTGGGGTGAGTGTCTATCGGATGGTTCTACCTGCTGTGATGTTAAGTTTGGTAGTCACCGGTATGACATTTGTCTTTAACGAACAAGTTACACCAACTGCTAATTATCAAGCAAATCGAATTCTAGACAGCGCCCTGAAATCAGACAAACCAATTTTAAAACAGCAAAATATTTTTTATCCAGAATACCGCGATTTCCAAGAGAAAGATGGCACAAAAAGCAAGATACTGGCACGCTTATTTTATGCAGACCAGTTTGATGGTAAACGCATGAAAGGTTTAACAATTATTGATAGATCTACAGAAGGGCTGAATCAGGTTGTTGTGGCAGAATCGGCGCAATGGAATGGTTCGCAAAGTGTCTGGGATTTTTACAATGGAACGATTTATTTAGTTGCTCCCAATGGTTCTTATCGCAATATTTTAAGATTTGAGCAGCAACAACTCAAACTACCCCGCACACCACTGAGTCTGGTAGAAAAAAGCCGCGACTACGGTGAGATGAATATTTCGGAATCATTAGAACAGTTAACAGTAGAAAAATTGGGAGGCGATCGCCAAAAAATCCGCAAGCTGCAAGTGAGAATTCAACAGAAAATTGCTTTACCGTTTGTCTGTTTAGTTTTTGGCTTAGTAGGCGCAGCAATGGGAACCGTACCTCAACGTACTGGTAGAGGTACAAGTTTTGGGGTGTGTGTGATTGTCATTTTTACTTATTATTTAATGTTTTTTATTAGTGGGGCGATCGGACAAGCAGGGATTATCTCTCCCTTTTTGGGTGCTTGGTTGCCTAATTTTATTTTCTTAGTTATAGGTTTATTTTTATTGATGCGAGTAGCTAGGCGTTAA
- a CDS encoding GAF domain-containing protein: MNINPGESTIGLKQQLHSQILFDPELDKHSSSSEQFLLSIYNSVQTSIFIVDVLKDGDFCYVALNPTHERWLGISSENLKGKQPEDILSPVDAAKVRQHYADCVRFGKTISYEQCLQFQGVATWWSTTLTPLRDANSRIYRLIGTSSNITPVKQVAQAKEIQTAQEQLLEAIAQWIRESLDLDTLLHQLVKEVRHCLGCDRILVYSIQADETGVVIAESTVTANSCMGQKFPEPSLIGKYQERRGRGCIQIIEDIYTAGLHPSQVNLLESWPVRANLVVPIWSQQQLWGLITAQHCHQPHQWQEIEIDLLKQLATQIGIAVHQAKLHEQVQHLQTQLKLQKQQYQVQIQQAQNFQLLVRRITEQIRDHQPATLVMQTVTQELTQLLQLQSCYIEIYSACGTQTTVTYEYTTTAPEHQKLTRNVADLPAVYQPLLAKQHWQSLEIVPGWHPQLQVLTRLACPIFDDQGILGNLWLNRATQDMFDEREISLVQQVANECAIALRQAKNDSANQVQRQVLAQQERLQNEFLRTLSHELRTPITSISLAAQTLESVLTPGGILDIEIVPQLLQILQNECGRESKLISDLMQLSYLEAEPQIPTFITIDLQTWLPPIVESFRDLSHCQRQKLYLNINQQLPPLETDITDLERIITELLSYACKYTPSGEAISVSADFTVDAVQLKISNSGLDIPASEMPRIFEPFHRLMKNDPWTYSGTGLEMALVQKMVKHLGGSINVESVNSQTTFMIKFPR, from the coding sequence ATGAATATAAATCCGGGTGAATCAACCATTGGGTTGAAACAACAATTGCATTCTCAGATTCTATTTGATCCAGAATTAGACAAACACAGTAGCAGTAGTGAACAGTTTTTACTGAGCATCTATAATTCTGTGCAGACATCTATATTTATTGTGGATGTTCTGAAAGATGGAGATTTTTGCTACGTAGCCTTAAATCCTACCCATGAGCGATGGCTAGGAATTAGTTCCGAAAATCTGAAGGGGAAACAACCCGAAGATATTCTCTCACCAGTTGATGCGGCAAAAGTGCGTCAGCATTATGCTGACTGTGTGCGTTTTGGTAAAACCATTTCCTACGAACAATGCTTGCAATTTCAGGGAGTGGCGACTTGGTGGAGTACCACACTTACACCATTGCGGGATGCGAACTCTAGAATTTACCGACTGATTGGCACAAGTAGTAATATTACTCCCGTGAAGCAAGTAGCCCAAGCGAAAGAAATACAGACAGCCCAAGAGCAACTTTTAGAAGCGATCGCCCAATGGATTCGAGAATCGCTAGACTTAGATACACTGCTGCATCAACTTGTGAAAGAAGTGCGGCATTGTTTGGGTTGCGATCGCATTTTGGTTTACTCTATTCAAGCAGATGAAACTGGTGTAGTGATTGCCGAATCGACAGTCACAGCTAATTCATGTATGGGGCAGAAATTCCCCGAACCTAGCCTAATTGGCAAATATCAAGAACGTCGTGGACGTGGTTGTATTCAAATTATCGAAGACATTTATACAGCCGGCTTACATCCTAGCCAAGTCAATTTGCTAGAATCTTGGCCAGTCAGGGCTAATTTAGTTGTACCAATTTGGTCACAGCAGCAGTTGTGGGGACTGATAACTGCCCAGCATTGCCATCAGCCCCATCAATGGCAAGAAATCGAAATTGACTTACTCAAACAACTCGCAACCCAAATTGGGATCGCAGTCCACCAAGCCAAACTGCATGAGCAAGTACAACATCTGCAAACCCAGCTAAAATTACAAAAACAGCAATATCAAGTCCAAATACAGCAAGCCCAGAACTTTCAACTACTAGTGCGCCGCATTACCGAACAAATCCGCGATCATCAACCAGCAACTCTGGTAATGCAGACAGTCACTCAAGAACTAACTCAGTTATTGCAACTCCAGTCTTGTTACATTGAGATTTACAGTGCTTGTGGAACGCAAACAACCGTTACTTACGAATACACAACTACCGCACCAGAACATCAAAAACTGACCAGAAATGTTGCAGACTTGCCCGCAGTTTATCAACCATTGTTAGCAAAACAACATTGGCAATCTTTAGAAATAGTTCCCGGATGGCACCCACAATTACAAGTTCTCACCCGGTTAGCTTGTCCAATTTTTGATGACCAAGGCATTTTGGGTAACTTGTGGCTAAATCGAGCTACCCAAGATATGTTTGATGAAAGGGAAATTAGTTTAGTGCAGCAAGTAGCCAACGAATGTGCGATCGCCCTCCGCCAAGCCAAAAATGACTCTGCTAATCAGGTACAGAGGCAAGTATTAGCACAGCAAGAACGCCTGCAAAACGAATTTTTAAGAACTCTTTCCCACGAACTACGCACACCCATAACCAGCATTAGCCTCGCTGCCCAAACCCTCGAAAGTGTGCTTACCCCTGGAGGCATCTTAGATATCGAAATCGTCCCCCAACTATTGCAGATTTTGCAGAACGAGTGTGGGCGAGAAAGCAAGTTAATCAGTGATTTAATGCAACTCTCATATCTCGAAGCCGAACCGCAGATTCCCACATTCATCACCATTGATTTACAAACATGGCTACCTCCCATTGTGGAATCTTTTCGAGACCTTTCCCATTGCCAAAGACAAAAATTGTACCTCAATATTAATCAGCAACTCCCACCTTTAGAAACAGACATCACCGATTTAGAACGGATTATTACCGAACTTTTAAGCTATGCGTGCAAATATACCCCATCAGGCGAAGCAATTAGCGTATCAGCTGATTTCACAGTCGATGCAGTACAACTGAAGATTAGCAACTCCGGCTTAGACATTCCCGCCAGTGAAATGCCGCGAATTTTTGAACCATTCCATCGCCTGATGAAAAATGATCCTTGGACATATAGTGGTACAGGATTAGAAATGGCTTTAGTACAGAAAATGGTGAAGCATTTAGGTGGCTCAATCAATGTAGAGAGTGTCAATAGTCAAACTACTTTCATGATCAAATTTCCCAGATAA
- a CDS encoding glycoside hydrolase family 10 protein produces MNRLTKHWIIYLIALEFILCITVFSLPSFSFYSQPKNQQIVTEIRGVWLTNVASGVLFVPWGIDRAINQLSALHFNTIYPVVWNRGNTFYKSNIAKNIIGEEAEPVLNFMHGGQDVLTKIIKLAKPKGITVIPWFEYGFMTPPSSQLAKLYPNWLTIGREGVKSVKEVLPEDVNNGAVSKQAWLNPLHPEVQEFILGLILEVVSNYNIDGIQLDDHFGMPVQFGYDRFTVELYKQEHQGKSPPSNPFDQEWMRWRADKITAFMGRIYRSIKEIEPNAKLSLSPNAQAFAYKYYLQDWETWVKNGWVDELVLQVYRHNNNNFRTELQQSAVKLAQTKIPVVIGISTGTLRNPVRISQIKEQIDMVRDRSFSGISFFYWESLWGYIAPETPHKRRKVFQELFNTKAIRPLPVDETGSKLRL; encoded by the coding sequence ATGAATCGGTTGACTAAACATTGGATTATTTACTTAATAGCTTTAGAATTTATACTTTGTATTACCGTATTTTCGCTCCCTTCTTTTTCATTTTATTCTCAACCCAAGAACCAGCAAATCGTTACAGAAATTCGTGGGGTTTGGTTAACTAATGTCGCTAGTGGTGTTTTATTTGTGCCTTGGGGAATTGACCGCGCTATTAATCAACTATCAGCACTGCATTTTAATACGATTTATCCTGTAGTTTGGAACCGAGGCAATACTTTTTATAAAAGTAACATTGCCAAAAATATTATTGGTGAAGAAGCTGAACCTGTTCTGAATTTTATGCACGGTGGACAGGATGTTTTAACGAAGATAATTAAACTTGCTAAACCAAAAGGTATAACTGTTATTCCGTGGTTTGAATATGGTTTTATGACACCGCCAAGTTCTCAGTTAGCCAAACTTTATCCTAATTGGTTGACTATTGGGCGAGAAGGTGTAAAGTCTGTGAAAGAAGTTTTGCCGGAAGATGTTAACAATGGGGCTGTAAGTAAGCAGGCTTGGTTAAATCCTTTACATCCAGAAGTTCAAGAGTTTATTTTAGGGTTAATTCTGGAAGTTGTGAGTAATTACAATATAGATGGTATCCAACTTGATGACCATTTTGGGATGCCTGTACAGTTTGGTTACGATCGCTTCACCGTTGAACTCTACAAGCAAGAACATCAAGGTAAAAGTCCGCCCAGTAACCCTTTTGACCAAGAATGGATGCGTTGGCGGGCTGACAAAATTACCGCTTTTATGGGTAGAATCTATCGCAGCATCAAAGAAATTGAACCGAATGCAAAGTTATCTCTGTCTCCTAATGCACAAGCTTTTGCTTATAAATATTATCTGCAAGACTGGGAAACTTGGGTAAAAAATGGCTGGGTGGATGAGTTGGTGTTGCAAGTATACCGCCATAACAATAATAATTTTAGGACAGAACTGCAACAATCAGCAGTGAAATTAGCCCAAACTAAAATTCCGGTAGTGATTGGTATCTCTACGGGAACGTTGCGAAATCCGGTGAGAATTTCTCAAATTAAAGAACAAATTGATATGGTGCGCGATCGCTCTTTTTCTGGTATCTCTTTTTTTTATTGGGAAAGTTTATGGGGCTACATCGCACCCGAAACACCCCACAAACGGCGTAAAGTTTTCCAAGAACTGTTTAACACCAAGGCGATTAGACCTTTACCAGTTGACGAAACAGGTAGCAAACTCAGGCTATAA
- a CDS encoding aspartate aminotransferase family protein, giving the protein MSFQTLVEEASIPPASGSVSSIPFDTDGFNEAVMSTYSRFPLALDKGAGCRVWDTQGREYLDFVAGIATCTLGHAHPAMVEAVTRQIQKLHHVSNLYYIPEQGELAKWIIQHSCADRVFFCNSGAEANEAAIKLARKYAHTVLEIDKPIILTANASFHGRTLATITATGQPKYQKYFDPLVPGFHYVPYNDITAVETAISELDEGDYQVAAILIEPLQGEGGVRPGDVAYFQKLRRICDETGILLIFDEVQVGMGRSGHLWGYEHLGVEPDIFTSAKGLGGGIPIGAMMSKKFCAVFQPGEHASTFGGNPFVCGVALSVCQTLEKENILQNVQERGEQLRAGLRAIATKYPHYISEVRGWGLINGMELTDDIALTAGEVVNAAIAEGLLLVPAGPKVVRFVPPLIVTNTEIDQALQALDKALAKITG; this is encoded by the coding sequence GTGAGCTTTCAAACTCTAGTTGAAGAAGCCAGCATCCCCCCAGCATCAGGTTCAGTGTCATCTATTCCTTTTGATACGGATGGCTTTAACGAAGCCGTGATGTCAACATACAGTCGGTTTCCTTTAGCCCTGGATAAGGGTGCAGGATGCCGGGTTTGGGATACACAGGGGCGGGAATATCTAGATTTTGTGGCAGGAATTGCCACTTGCACACTAGGACACGCCCACCCAGCAATGGTTGAAGCTGTAACACGCCAAATTCAAAAGCTGCATCATGTTTCTAATTTGTACTACATTCCCGAACAAGGGGAATTAGCCAAATGGATTATCCAACATTCTTGTGCCGATCGCGTATTTTTCTGCAACTCTGGTGCAGAGGCGAATGAAGCGGCGATTAAATTAGCACGTAAATATGCCCATACAGTTCTAGAAATAGATAAGCCAATTATTTTAACGGCTAACGCCAGCTTCCACGGGCGGACTTTGGCAACGATTACCGCTACTGGACAACCCAAGTATCAAAAATATTTTGATCCCTTGGTTCCTGGGTTCCATTATGTACCTTACAACGATATTACTGCTGTGGAAACAGCCATTAGTGAGTTAGATGAAGGTGATTATCAGGTTGCGGCAATTTTAATCGAACCACTGCAAGGCGAAGGTGGTGTTCGTCCTGGTGATGTGGCTTACTTCCAAAAACTGCGGCGGATTTGTGATGAAACCGGCATTTTGTTGATTTTTGATGAAGTGCAAGTCGGGATGGGACGCAGTGGTCATTTATGGGGTTATGAACATCTCGGTGTTGAACCGGATATCTTCACCAGCGCCAAAGGTTTAGGCGGTGGAATTCCCATTGGCGCAATGATGAGTAAAAAATTCTGTGCTGTTTTTCAACCAGGAGAACACGCCAGCACTTTTGGAGGGAATCCCTTTGTTTGTGGTGTGGCGCTGAGTGTTTGCCAAACTTTGGAAAAAGAGAATATTTTGCAGAATGTCCAAGAGAGGGGAGAACAGCTACGTGCTGGATTAAGAGCGATCGCCACCAAATATCCTCATTATATTTCTGAGGTGCGGGGTTGGGGCTTAATCAATGGGATGGAATTGACAGATGACATTGCGCTAACTGCTGGTGAAGTTGTCAACGCCGCCATTGCTGAAGGTTTATTACTTGTCCCCGCCGGGCCAAAAGTTGTGCGCTTTGTTCCACCGCTAATTGTGACTAATACTGAAATTGACCAAGCTTTGCAAGCTTTGGACAAAGCACTGGCTAAAATCACAGGTTAA
- a CDS encoding IS4 family transposase — MLPKFYQNCFQNVLTPAQYKMLEILLMLLQFHKTVTIEKLATVFPQPIKFESRRRSIQRFLLLPQLSIPYLWFPLLKRWVKNSLKRGEKRLIFAIDRTQWRSQNVFVISLIEQKRAIPVYWLLLPKKGCSNLGEQKKLIRPLLQLFKGYQMLVLGDREFHSIKLANWLHSKGIDFVLRQKQGTYIRQENQSHQRLQSLGLTPGISFFLTGIQATKQKGFANFNLAGYYKRKYRGVVEPAGWFLLTNLDSLKDAIKAFKLRSGIEAMFKDCKTGGYNLESTYADGQRLIALILLIAIAYTCAILVGRNSRSSGLQKYVGRLKELQRLHRRHSAFWIGLYGQLWVGAMEFWADLAHELMRLKPSKLPYFQQGLRAMTLIQSAL, encoded by the coding sequence ATGTTACCTAAATTCTACCAAAACTGCTTTCAAAATGTACTGACACCCGCACAGTACAAGATGCTAGAAATCTTACTAATGCTATTGCAATTTCATAAAACTGTGACAATTGAGAAACTAGCAACAGTATTTCCACAACCGATAAAATTTGAAAGTCGGAGGCGGAGTATACAAAGATTTTTACTACTACCTCAGTTGTCGATTCCATATCTGTGGTTTCCCCTGCTCAAACGATGGGTGAAAAATAGTCTGAAAAGAGGAGAGAAACGGCTAATATTTGCGATTGATAGAACACAATGGCGTTCACAAAATGTATTTGTAATTAGTTTAATAGAACAAAAAAGAGCAATACCTGTGTACTGGCTATTGTTACCTAAAAAAGGATGTAGCAATTTGGGAGAGCAGAAAAAATTAATTCGTCCACTATTGCAGTTATTTAAGGGATATCAAATGCTGGTACTGGGAGATAGAGAATTCCACAGTATAAAACTAGCAAATTGGTTACATAGCAAGGGCATTGACTTTGTATTGCGTCAGAAACAAGGTACTTATATTCGGCAAGAAAACCAATCACACCAACGCTTACAATCTTTGGGATTAACTCCTGGCATCTCGTTTTTTTTGACAGGGATTCAAGCAACTAAACAGAAAGGGTTTGCCAATTTTAATCTCGCCGGATATTACAAGCGCAAATATCGTGGAGTTGTTGAGCCTGCTGGCTGGTTTTTATTAACTAACCTTGATAGTCTCAAAGATGCCATTAAAGCATTTAAGTTGCGGAGTGGTATCGAAGCCATGTTTAAAGATTGTAAAACTGGAGGGTATAATCTCGAATCTACTTATGCTGATGGTCAACGTTTGATAGCACTGATTTTATTAATTGCTATTGCCTATACTTGTGCTATTTTAGTTGGTCGTAATTCTCGCTCCTCTGGACTACAAAAATATGTTGGTCGTCTGAAGGAGTTACAACGATTGCACCGCCGACATAGTGCTTTTTGGATTGGTTTGTATGGTCAGTTATGGGTAGGGGCAATGGAATTTTGGGCTGATTTAGCTCATGAATTGATGCGCCTCAAGCCCAGTAAACTGCCATATTTTCAACAAGGTCTACGGGCTATGACTCTTATCCAGTCTGCTTTATAA
- a CDS encoding TrkA family potassium uptake protein — MYSTLERKYQRIQKELMAGAIALGGVFLIGTLWYRLVEGWAWEDAAYMTVITLATVGYGETHPLGSRGRLFTIALILLGVVNIGYIVNRFTEAIIEGYFQEGIRLRQQRRLMESLTGHYIICGFSRTGRQIAREFRAEAVPFVVIDSEIESVQKAQMEGYVVYQGDATLDDTLLHVGIERAICIVAALPSDAENLYTVLSAKTLNPEIRAIARASTEEALQKLQRGGADAVISPYITGGKRMAAAALRPQVLDFVDGILSGADRQLYMEEFLLDPAFSPFVGQTLQKAKLRSQTGALVLAIRRADGNLIGGPTGDTILMSGDTLICMGTAEQLRSLNQVLVPIGSQTLRKPKNQ; from the coding sequence ATGTATTCCACTCTTGAGAGAAAATATCAACGTATTCAAAAAGAGCTAATGGCAGGTGCGATCGCCCTTGGGGGTGTGTTCCTGATTGGCACTTTATGGTACAGATTAGTTGAGGGATGGGCATGGGAAGATGCAGCTTACATGACAGTAATTACCTTGGCGACTGTGGGATATGGAGAAACACACCCACTTGGTAGCCGAGGGCGCTTGTTTACCATTGCTTTGATTTTATTGGGCGTGGTCAATATTGGTTACATTGTCAATCGATTTACAGAAGCAATCATTGAAGGCTACTTTCAAGAAGGAATTCGGCTACGACAACAGAGGCGCTTAATGGAATCCTTGACAGGACATTATATTATTTGTGGATTTAGTCGCACTGGTCGGCAAATTGCCAGGGAATTTCGGGCGGAAGCTGTACCTTTTGTAGTTATAGATTCGGAGATTGAGTCTGTACAAAAGGCGCAAATGGAAGGTTATGTAGTATACCAGGGTGATGCCACCCTAGATGATACATTGCTCCATGTAGGGATTGAAAGAGCCATTTGTATAGTTGCGGCACTACCTTCAGATGCGGAAAATTTATACACCGTATTATCAGCCAAAACATTAAATCCTGAAATTCGGGCGATCGCTCGCGCTAGTACAGAAGAAGCATTACAAAAATTACAGCGTGGTGGTGCGGATGCCGTAATATCACCATATATAACCGGAGGCAAGCGGATGGCCGCAGCCGCCCTCAGACCTCAAGTATTAGATTTCGTCGATGGGATTCTATCCGGTGCAGACCGTCAGTTGTATATGGAAGAATTTTTACTTGATCCCGCCTTTTCTCCCTTCGTAGGACAAACATTACAAAAAGCCAAACTGCGATCGCAAACTGGTGCATTAGTCCTGGCAATTCGCCGTGCTGATGGTAATCTCATCGGCGGCCCCACTGGTGACACAATATTAATGTCAGGAGATACCCTGATTTGTATGGGGACAGCCGAACAGTTACGGAGTTTGAATCAAGTTCTCGTTCCCATTGGTTCGCAAACATTACGCAAGCCGAAAAATCAGTGA
- the glcD gene encoding glycolate oxidase subunit GlcD, protein MLTQDKQQRNWQPIIKAFEAVLGKNGVIKRREELITYECDGLTSYRQRPAVVVLPKTTEQVAAVVKICNQYSVPFIARGSGTGLSGGALPLEDSVLIVTSLMRQILNVDLDNQRIVVQPGVINSWVTQTVSGAGFYYAPDPSSQIICSIGGNVAENSGGVHCLKYGVTTNHVFGLKIVTPEGEIVDLGGQIPETPGYDLTGIFVGSEGTLGIATEITLRILKTAESICVLLADFTSVEAAGASVSDIISAGIIPGGMEMMDNISINAVEDVVATNCYPRDATAILLVEIDGLEVEVAVLKQRITEICQQNGARNVTAASDPETRLKLWKGRKAAFAAAGHLSPDYYVQDGVIPRTQLPYVLQEIENLSQQYGYKIANVFHAGDGNLHPLVLYDNSVPGALEKVEELGGEILKLCVKVGGSLSGEHGIGSDKKCYMPEMFNSVDLESMQWVRQVFNPQGLANPEKIFPTPRTCGEAANAMNHKQFEGVERY, encoded by the coding sequence ATGCTTACCCAAGATAAACAACAACGCAATTGGCAACCTATTATCAAAGCATTTGAGGCTGTCCTTGGTAAAAATGGAGTAATTAAACGCCGAGAAGAATTGATTACCTATGAGTGCGATGGTTTGACTAGCTATCGTCAACGTCCGGCGGTGGTTGTGTTACCAAAAACCACAGAACAAGTCGCCGCAGTGGTAAAAATATGTAATCAGTATTCTGTCCCCTTCATTGCCCGCGGTTCCGGTACAGGATTATCTGGAGGTGCTTTACCATTAGAAGACTCTGTATTAATTGTCACCTCATTAATGCGACAAATCCTCAACGTTGATCTAGACAACCAGCGCATTGTTGTACAACCAGGTGTAATTAATAGTTGGGTAACGCAAACTGTTAGCGGCGCAGGCTTTTACTATGCACCAGATCCTTCCAGTCAAATTATCTGCTCAATTGGGGGCAACGTTGCCGAGAACTCTGGTGGAGTGCATTGTTTAAAATATGGTGTCACAACCAATCACGTTTTTGGGTTAAAAATCGTCACGCCAGAAGGCGAAATTGTCGATTTAGGCGGACAAATCCCAGAAACACCAGGATATGATTTAACAGGTATATTTGTCGGTTCGGAAGGGACTTTAGGAATCGCCACAGAAATTACTCTCAGAATTCTCAAAACTGCCGAATCTATTTGTGTATTATTAGCCGACTTTACAAGTGTAGAAGCTGCGGGAGCTAGTGTTTCTGATATCATCAGTGCCGGGATAATTCCTGGTGGTATGGAAATGATGGATAACATTAGCATCAATGCAGTAGAAGATGTTGTGGCAACTAATTGTTATCCGCGAGATGCTACCGCCATTTTGTTAGTTGAAATTGATGGTTTGGAAGTAGAAGTGGCAGTTTTAAAACAAAGAATTACAGAAATTTGTCAACAAAATGGGGCGCGGAATGTAACTGCGGCAAGTGACCCAGAAACCCGTTTAAAATTATGGAAAGGACGTAAAGCTGCTTTTGCTGCGGCTGGACATTTAAGCCCAGATTATTATGTTCAAGATGGCGTAATTCCCCGTACTCAATTGCCTTATGTTTTGCAAGAAATTGAAAACTTAAGCCAACAGTATGGTTATAAAATCGCTAACGTCTTTCACGCTGGCGATGGCAATCTTCACCCTCTAGTTCTTTATGATAATTCTGTGCCTGGTGCATTAGAAAAAGTTGAAGAATTAGGCGGAGAAATTCTCAAACTCTGTGTAAAAGTGGGTGGAAGTCTTTCGGGTGAACATGGTATTGGCTCAGATAAAAAATGCTATATGCCAGAAATGTTTAACAGCGTCGATTTAGAATCAATGCAATGGGTACGACAAGTATTTAATCCCCAAGGTTTAGCCAACCCTGAGAAAATATTCCCCACACCCCGCACCTGTGGCGAAGCTGCAAATGCGATGAATCACAAGCAGTTTGAAGGTGTGGAAAGATATTAA
- the lptB gene encoding LPS export ABC transporter ATP-binding protein — translation MKIVLENIHKSYGKRAIVNRVNLSVIQGEVVGLLGPNGAGKTTTFYIATGLERPNQGRVWLDTQDITGVAMHKRARLGIGYLAQEASIFRQLSVQDNILLVLEQTNVPKREWSKRLHTLLREFRLEKVAHSKGIQLSGGERRRTELARALAAGQEGPKFLLLDEPFAGVDPIAVAEIQEIVAKLRDRGMGILITDHNVRETLAITDRAYIMREGQILAAGTSDELYSNPLVRQYYLGDNFHI, via the coding sequence GTGAAAATTGTTTTAGAGAATATTCACAAATCTTACGGCAAACGAGCCATTGTCAATCGCGTCAATCTTTCCGTTATTCAAGGTGAGGTCGTTGGTTTATTAGGCCCCAATGGTGCTGGTAAAACCACGACCTTTTACATTGCGACAGGTTTAGAAAGACCAAATCAAGGGCGCGTTTGGTTAGACACTCAAGATATTACTGGTGTAGCAATGCACAAAAGGGCGCGTTTGGGTATTGGCTATTTAGCCCAAGAAGCAAGTATATTTCGCCAACTAAGTGTGCAAGATAATATACTTTTGGTCTTAGAGCAAACAAATGTCCCCAAACGGGAGTGGTCGAAGCGATTACATACTTTGCTACGAGAATTTCGTTTAGAAAAAGTAGCTCACAGTAAAGGGATTCAACTTTCTGGTGGTGAACGAAGGCGGACGGAATTAGCCAGGGCTTTAGCTGCTGGACAAGAAGGGCCAAAATTCTTATTGTTAGATGAACCATTTGCCGGGGTTGATCCTATTGCAGTGGCGGAAATTCAAGAAATTGTAGCAAAACTGCGCGATCGCGGTATGGGAATCTTAATTACAGATCATAATGTGCGTGAAACTCTAGCCATTACTGACCGCGCCTATATTATGCGTGAAGGACAAATTCTCGCGGCTGGCACATCAGACGAACTTTACAGCAATCCTTTAGTAAGGCAATACTATTTAGGGGATAATTTTCACATTTAA